Sequence from the Opisthocomus hoazin isolate bOpiHoa1 chromosome 7, bOpiHoa1.hap1, whole genome shotgun sequence genome:
CTGCTATAGGGTTGTGTGTCCCTCTGCTGGCTGTTGGAGGGCCTgagagccccgctcccccggacccccaccctggggtgGAGAAGCCCCCGCGCTGTGGGGCGAGGGAGAAAaccaaacaataataataataattattattattattgttattattattatttccaaaaAAAGCAGAGTGGATTCTCTGATAGCTGCTATAGGGTTGTGCGTCCCTCCCTGCCGTTGGAGGGACTGAGAATCCTCCCTCGGACCTCCCACCCTGGGGGGGGAATTCCCCGTGCTGTGGGGCGAGGGAGAAAATCaaatggaataataataataataataataataataaaagagaaGCAGAGTGGATTCTCTGATGGCTGCTATAGGGTTGCGCGTCCCTCCCCGCTGTTGGAGGGCTTGAGAGCCCTCCCACCCCTCAGACCCCCCACCCTGGGGTGGGGAAGTCCCCACACTGTGGGGGCAAGGGAGAGAACcagagtaataataataatagtaataataataataataataataataataataaagcattGTGGATTCTCTGATGGCTGCTATAGGGTTGTGCGTCCCTCCCCGCCGGCCGTTGGAGCCGCCAGCTGCTGTCACCGCCGAGGGACGTGTCTGTGTCCCTGGGGTGTCACCCTGCGTCACcgcggccctgccccgggctATTCTGGGCCCCCCCCGGGAGGGCTGTGAAGCCTCAGGCAAATCCGCACCGGTGGCACCTGcggggtgtgcgtgtgtgtcccccccccgggacgGTGTCACCACGGCTGGGGGTGGGCACAGGCAGGCCCGTGGGTCACCGGCTGTgcttcccggggggggggggacacggggccgGAGCGCTGCGTGGGGCGGAGGGTGACGGCTGCCTGGGGTGGGTCACGGGGCAGGGGGTGGCGGGGACCCACGGGGGGGGGTGACAGTCCCCGGTGTGGCTGGGACTGATTGGGGGGGTGACAGTACCCAGGGTGGCGGGGACCGACTGGGGGGGTGGCAGTCCCCGGTGTGGCTGGGaccaacggggggggggggggtgacagcgGTGGGGTGGCGGGGACCGaagcgggggggggtggcagtccccagggtggtggggaccgaagcgggggggggggtagaaGTCCCCAGGGTGGTGGGAACTGATGGGGGGGTGTCAGAGGCGGGGTGGCGGGGACCGAATGGGGGGTGGCAGTCCCCGGTGTGGCTGGGAccgacgggggggggggcggtgacaGCGGCGGGGTGGTGGGGACCGaagcgggggggggtggcagtcCCCAGGGTGGCGGGGACcgaagcggggggggggtggcagtcCCCAGGACGGCGGGGaccgacggggggggggggggtgtgacagcggcggggtggcggggggtggggtggcAGCCCCCGGTctccccggcccagccccgccgcttCCGCCCGGGGCTCGGCAGGGGCGGAGCGGGGACGCGCCCGGTTCCGGGCCCCGGGGCCGCCACCCGTCCTGTCCCCGCAGGGCCATGGAGCAGCCCCCCCGCATCACCGACTCCTtcccgcggcggcgggcgcggcgacCCCCGGGCAAGGTCAAGGGCAAGGTCAAgcgctgtccccagccccccccggcagccgagtcccccccccccgcgtccccccccggACCAAGCCCTCCTGGAGATGCTGCGCCGCTTCGACCTGGCCTGGGAGTACGGGCCGTGCAccggtgagaccccccccctccagcccccagaccccccccagactcccccagacccccctgaccgtgccccccccccgcccccccgcaggGATCACCCGGTTgcagcggtgggagcgggcgcaggcgctggggctgagcccccccagcccagttCGCGACGCTCTCCTGGAGCACCGGGACGACCCCGATGTCACCTACAGGTGGGTgcacccccccccaacttttggtgccccccaccctgccggTATCCAtcccagggtggggtggggggcagcaggcGGCTGCTGACCCCCCCGCTCTGCCCCACAGCCTCTGGCACGAGTACTCGCTCTGAGCCGCTGCACCCCACGCCAGAGGGatgagaaggaaggggggggccggggggggtcgtGCCCGCTGCCCCCCAGGCCTGTCCGCAGCCGTGCCACGGccccggggggcaccgggcggATTAAAGGCTGGTGTGAGCGAAGGTGGGGGGCTGCCGCGTGCTGTCTGGGGGGCACCCGGGGTTGGGGGGTGAAGCCCCTTTGTGGGGTACTGAGGGAGGGGTctgtgcccccccctccccgagagaGCCAGGCGGGTTTGTGCAGTCACACAGAGTTTAAtggcagccctgggagcaggggggggTCTGTGCCCCCCCACAGTGCCCCCACACAGTGCCCTCGGCCCCACAGACCCCCCACGGTACGGAGCAGATGGTGGTCCCCTTGCCCCACAGATCCCCTCGCTGTGGGGGTGCCCCTGTCCCCTCGtaggggtgctccccgcccccaccccccaggcaggggagggcggggggctcagccggCCCCGTGGGCAGAACGGAGCCGgggcggggtctgggggtgccactggggagggaggagagggggtcCCACCCCAGTACTCACCAGTAGCACAGGCTGGGGGCGGCTGGCTGCGAGATCTGGGGGGGGGCAGAAGGCAGAGTTAACGGAGGGAGCGTTAACGGGGTCAGGAGCTGGAGGCGAGGGCTGGCAGCGCCCAGGGCAGGGACCTGCAGGCTGCCTGGCCTGCCAGCGggcagacagacggacagacggaccAGGGGGGATGCGAGGAGGGGCGTGGGATGCCCCACAGCGGGCTGATGGGACAGAAGGGGGGGCCACGGGCTGCCAGAGGGTGGGCTGGATCACAAGCTGACGAAGAAGATGGTGTCGGCCAGGTCTGACATCAGCCCTTCAGGGTCATGAAGGGGGTCGAGCTCCATGGGGCAGCTGCCCTCCGCCTCGCCGCTGGGACCCTACTGGGCCAGGGACCCCCTGCCAGGCACGgcaagggtggggggagctggtgAA
This genomic interval carries:
- the LOC142361885 gene encoding uncharacterized protein LOC142361885; amino-acid sequence: MEQPPRITDSFPRRRARRPPGKVKGKVKRCPQPPPAAESPPPASPPGPSPPGDAAPLRPGLGVRAVHRDHPVAAVGAGAGAGAEPPQPSSRRSPGAPGRPRCHLQPLARVLALSRCTPRQRDEKEGGGRGGSCPLPPRPVRSRATAPGGTGRIKGWCERRWGAAACCLGGTRGWGVKPLCGVLREGSVPPPPRESQAGLCSHTEFNGSPGSRGGSVPPHSAPTQCPRPHRPPTVRSRWWSPCPTDPLAVGVPLSPRRGAPRPHPPGRGGRGAQPAPWAERSRGGVWGCHWGGRRGGPTPVLTSSTGWGRLAARSGGGQKAELTEGALTGSGAGGEGWQRPGQGPAGCLACQRADRRTDGPGGMRGGAWDAPQRADGTEGGATGCQRVGWITS